The following is a genomic window from Chryseobacterium ginsenosidimutans.
TGGGATACTTTGGGCAAACAAAGAAAAATTAATTTTAATGATTACGGCTATATCTATTGATTTTATTTTTCCAAAAAGAAAGAAACTATTACTCTATATTTTATTGATTGTAGGCCTTTTTGTCGTGCTAACATTTTGTCAGTCAGCCATTAATTTTTTATTAAATATTTTAAAAATATGAAAAAACTAAACATATACTTCACAGCAGGAATTCCGCAACTGGAAGATACGGCTGATATAATAAAATTAATTCAGGATTCCGGAGCAGATATGATGGAAATCGGAATGCCATATTCAGATCCGGTTGCCGATGGCCCTGTTATTCAAAAAGCTCATGAACTGGCTTTGCAAAATGGAATGACCATTGAAAAGCTATTTTCACAGTTAAAAACCATTAAAAACGAACTCAAAATTCCGGTGATTTTGATGGGATATATTAATCCTGTTTTGAGTTTCGGTTTTGAAAATTTTTGTAAGGAATGTTCCGAAAGTGGAGTTTCAGGATTAATTATTCCCGACTTACCTCCTATCGAATTCGAAAAATATTACCGCGAAATTTTAGAAAAATACAATTTGAATTTCACATTTTTGATCACTCCGGAAACTTCCGATGAAAGAATTTTATATTTAGATTCTTTAAGTTCCGGGTTTTTATATGCCGTAAGTTCCTCATCAACAACAGGAAATAAAAGTTCAGTTTTGAAAAATGAAGCTTATTTGGAAAAAATAGCGTCTCTTCCTCTAAAAAATCCTGTGATGATCGGTTTTGGAATTAAATCAAAGCAAGATTTTGAAAACGTCACCGAAAAAGCGGACGGTGGAATCATCGGAACTGCCTTTGTACATATTTTACTACAAGATAGAAATTGGCAGAAAAAAGCCATAGATTTTATACATTCTATAAAAGCGTAAAAATCACTAAATTTGTATATCAAAAAATGGTATGAACACACATCAGAATAAAGCAGTAGAATTTGAAGATTTAGGCATAAAAGAATATCAGCCCGCTTGGGATTATCAGGAAAAACTGATGAAAGATATTATTGACATCAAAATCAAAAACCGCGATCTTCCTGCTGAACAGCATATTGCAACACCCAATCATTTTCTTTTAGTAGAACATCCTCACGTTTATACCTTAGGGAAAAGCGGACATGAAGAAAATATGCTTGCCGGAATTGATAAGCTAAAAGAGATTGATGCAACTTTCGTAAAAGTAAACCGTGGCGGCGATATTACCTATCACGGGTACGGACAAATCGTTGGTTATCCTGTTTTAGACCTTGAAAATTTCTTTACGGATATTCATAAATATATGAGAAATCTGGAAGAAGTGATTATCAGAACTATTGCCGATTATGGGTTGAAAGGTGAACGTTCTCCCGGAGAAACCGGAGTTTGGCTGGATGTCGGTAAACCTTACGCCAGAAAAATCTGCGCGATGGGCGTAAAAGCTTCCCGTTGGGTAACTTTACACGGTTTTGCATTAAATATCAATACCAATATGCGTTATTTTGAATACATTATCCCTTGTGGAATCAAAGACAAGCAGGTAACTTCTTTAAAAAGAGAGCTTGAAAGAGAACTGACTCCAGAAGAAATGGAAGATATTAAAGCTAAGATCAGAAAACATTTTGCGGATGTTTTTGAGGCAGAATTGTTGGTAAAAGCTTAGAAATTCAATTTTTAATTATATAAATCTGTTTCTTATGAAGCAGATTTTCTTTTTCTTACCTATGTTATTATAAGATTTGTTAATATTTTACAAAATTAAATTGCGCACAATACAATTGGCATTATATTTGTATCCTTACTATTATAATTCAAACAATTAATTAAAGCAAAACAAATGTCATTAATAGAAGACCTAAATTGGAGACATGCAGTAAAAGCATACGATCCGACAAAAAAAGTATCACAGGAAGATTTATATAAGATTTTAGAAGCTGCAAGATTAGCTCCAACGTCATCAGGATTACAGCCTTTCCGCGTTATAGTTGTAGAAAATCAGGAATTGAAAGAAAAAATGGTTGCTGGAGCTTTAAATCCGGAAGTAATGAGAGACTCTTCTCATGTTTTGGTATTTGCCGCTTGGGATAGCTATTCAAGTGAAAAGATTGATAAAGTATATGATCTTCATACTGATGTAAGAGATCTGCCAAAAGGACGTTTCAACAGTTATACCGATATGCTGAAAAAACTTTACGGAGCTCAAACTCCCGCAGAGCATTTTGCACACACAGCCCGCCAAACGTATATCTCTTTAGGATTAGCAATGGCTCAGGCTGCTGAATTGAAAATCGACAGTACACCAGCAGAAGGATTCAGCAATGAGGTTGTTGATGAAATTCTTAATTTAAAAGAATTAGGTTTAAAAAGTGTAAGCCTTTTATATCTCGGTTACAGAGATGCCGAAAAAGACTGGCTTTCTACAATGAAAAAAGTGAGAGTTCCTATGGAGGAATTTATCATTACAAAATAACACATCATCCAACCTTATCTTATGGAAAATCTAAAACAGCTAAAACTGGAAAACCAAATCTGCTTCCCTTTATATGTGATCGCAAAAGAGATCACGGGACTTTACAGACCTTTTCTTGATGAGCTGGATATCACTTACTCTCAATATCTTGTAATGATGGTACTTTGGGAGAATGACGGACTTACCGTAAGCCATATCGGGGATAAATTATTCCTCGACAGCGGTACTCTGACGCCTCTTCTGAAAAGGCTTGAAGCTAAAGGATTTATCATAAGAAAAAGAAAAAAAGAAGATGAAAGAGTGGTTGAAGCATTTTTAACTGAAGTCGGACAACAACTGCAGCAAAAAGCTTGTGAAATTCCAAAGAAGATTCAACAAAAAATAGGTATTGAGCCTGAAGATCTCATTCAGCTTAAAGATACCGTACAAAAAATATTAAGCAAAATAGAAAAATAAATGAAAACATTATATACAACAAAAGTAACCGCAAAAGGTGGCAGAAGCGGACATGTAAAAAGTGAAAACGGAGTTCTTGATCTTGAAGTAAGAATGCCCAAAGCTCTTGGTGGAGCCAATGAAGATTATGCAAACCCTGAAATGCTTTTTGCAGCAGGATATTCAGCTTGTTTTGACAGTGCTTTGAGCAGAGTGATCAGTTTATCAAAAGTAAAAACGGGCGAAACAACTGTTGCCGCTAAAGTTAGCATCGGGCAATTGGAAAACGGAGGATTTGGTCTTGCAGTGGAATTGGATGTAAATATTCCCGAAGTTTCAATTGAAGAAGCACAGTCTTTAACGGAAAAAGCCCATGAAGTTTGTCCTTATTCTAATGCTACAAGAAATAATATTGAAGTAAAACTTTCGGTGACGAATAACTAAGATCGGTTTCTTTACATGATAATTAAATCTGTTTCTTCTCGAGGCAGATTTTTTTTGGTTTTTTAATACAAAAGGAAAAATAAAATTGCTATTATGTGAAAAATAATTAATTTTATCAAGCTCTTAAGCAAAAATTAAAACAAATAACCAAAACAATTAAACATTCAAAAATGAAAGAAAATGCATTTAGCCAATTAAGCGATCAGGAATTATTAGAAAAAAAGAAACAACTAAAATCCAGCAATATAATAAATGCTGTAATTATTGGCGTATTAATAGGAGTTGTAATTTACAGCTTCATAAAAAGTGGTTTCAGGCTTTTTACATTTTTGCCATTACTTTTCGTTTACTTCATTGTAAAAAACCAAAATGAGAGCAAAGAACTTGAAAAGGAAATTAAATCCCGAAATGTAAAGCAAGAATAAATTCGTAAAATTGATTTAATTAAACTAAACATCTTTCATCTTTACTTATCAATACTTTCAATTAAAATACCTTGAAAAACTTCCTAATATTCATCTTCACAATCTGTATTTTTCTTAACTTTTACTCTCAAAATACATATGCTTTTTTCGGATCATTCAATCGGGACAAAGATACAGAAGGGATCTACGTTTATGAATTAGATACAATTCGTGGAAACTTGTCTAAAATAACGACTTTTAAAGGCATTTTAAATCCGTCATTTCTCACTTTATCTCCAAACGGAAAATATGTTTTTGCCTGTACAGAAAGTAAAACTCAAAATGGAGGAAGTGTAAGCAGTTTTGAATTTAACCCTGAAAATAAATCATTAACCTTCATCAATAAGCAAAAAAGTGGTGGCGAAAACCCGGTTTATCTGACAGTTCATAAAAACGGTAAATGGCTGGTTAATGGCAATTATACTGAAGGCAGTATTTCTGTTTATCCAATTTCAGAAAACGGAAAAATTAAACCTTATGTTCAGAACTTTCAATTCGCGGAAGGAAGTATAAACCCTGACAGACAAGATCGTTCGCATATTCATTCTGCTGTTTTCTCTCCTAATTTCGACTATATCTTTTTTCCGGATTTGGGAGCTGATAAAATCAGAACCTATCGATTTGAAAATGAATCGAAACAACCTTTACAAAATGCTGAAATTCCTTTTACAAAAACGACTTTGGGAAGCGGACCGAGACACTTCACATTCCATCCCAACGGAAAATTTGCCTACTGTATTGAAGAAATGGGAGGAACAGTAAGCACTTATTCCTATGAAAACGGAAAACTCAACAATCTTCAAAGGATCAACACCCATTCCGACAAGTATAAAGACGATTTTGAAAGTTCCGACGTTCACATTTCGCCCGATGGAAAATTTTTATATGCTTCCAATCGTGGAAAAGAAAATAATATCGCCATATTTTCAATCCAAAACGACGGGAAATTGAAAACAGTCGGCTATCAATCAACAAAGGGAAAACATCCGAGAGTTTTTGCTCTTGATCCAACCGGAAAATTTTTAATTACAACCAATGCTGTAAGCGGTGATGTGGTTGTTTTTAAACGGAATTCAGAGACGGGTTTATTGAAAAAAGTGGGTAAAAAGATTAAAATTAAAAATGCTTCCAGCATACAGATAAGGAAGTATTAAGTTTTTTGTGCACTAGAAGAATATCCGAAAAAAATTAAATTTCTGAAAATGTGGACTCGTCAAAAATAGATAAACCAAGTTAGGAATATATTATCACTAATTATCTCGTCACAGAATCACTTTTCTTAAAAGCATCAACAGGTTGATAAGCATCATTCTTCTCCTTTTCTTTTTTATCTGAAATTAAAATCCCGAAGAGATGATCGATTTCGTGTTGGAAAATAACTGCCGTAAAACCTTCCACTATTTCTGAATACTTTTGTCCTTTTAAATCAACATACTCCAATTGAATGACTTTACTACGGTAAAACTGATCCCTGAAATGAGGAATCGACAAATCGCCTTCCGGGCCAAGATTCTGTAATTCTGATCTCCAAACAATTACGGGATTGATAAAATATTCCAACGGTTCTCCGGCTTTATCAAAACGCTGAACCCAGATAATTTTTCTATTGATTCCGACTTGCGGCGCAGCAATTCCTACTCCACCCTCTGTTGCTGTTAAAGATTCTTTCATTCGGTTGACCAAAATTGCTGTATTTTTATCAAGCGGATCAATTTCTGTGGAAAGGCTTAACAATGTTTTATGCTGATTGTCATCCGTTGTCTGGTAAATGGGCAAAGCGGTATTTTTATCACCTTGATTGATGATTGAAATCTCACTTGAAGTCAATTTCTGAGCATTTAGTAAACCGATGAAAAGTATGAAGAGAAAGGATAGCTTTTTCATTTTTGAGTAAAAATATAAACAAAGATAATTAATGTCTTTCAAACATAATATTTGTCATTCCTTAAAAATCTAAACTCCAATTTTAGCAAAACTATGCTGAGATTCCTACGGAATGACAAATTGTGTGAATATTATCGTAAAATCTCTAATAAGTCTTCGTCATATCACTCGGAATAATCAAGTTAAAATCCGTTGGAATATAGTCTTTTTCGGGAATCTTTAATTCAGGATTTTCGGATTCAAATACAGAAATGACAGCCATTTTCAGATTTGGGTTTTTCTGTTTGATATACCAATAAATTCCGCCAAATTCTTTGCTGTGGTAATTTCCGTTGTAATGAATAAAAGTTTTCCCGGCTTGCATATTCTTCAAAATAGATTCTGCCATTGTTGCATCTTTTGTTGCCTGTGCGGAGATAAAATTCATCACTTTGGTACCGTCTGCATGTTCGCCCATCATCGTTTTCATTTCGGGATAACCGGGAGTATCCAAAGTCACTTTTATGGGTAATTGTGCAATATAAGTTTTCTCTTTTTCACTTAAACTATTTAATGATTCCAGCCCTTCTTTTGAAGTCTGAGAAGCATATTTTCTTGGAATATTGGTGGCGATGAAATTCAGTTTTTTATCTTTAGCAAAATCAACCAACGGTTTGTAATCTGTCGTAAAATTATTCCACAAACGGGCAGAATCCTTTAATGTTTTAGCATCAAATTTCCCGCTCAAATATTGATTTAACTGAGATTGATTATCTCTTTCAAACATTTCAGCACCTAAAATAAGCTGTCCGTTTTTCTTTTCAAACAAGGCTTCGGTAATTTTCAGCTGAAGCCAGTGATTGATCGAACTGTTATGATTTTCACCAAAAAAAACGACATCATAATCGGCTAATTCTTTAACTAATTTTTCTGTCTTGATCTCCTTTCCTTTTTGATCATAAAATTGATATGCTTTGAAGTTTTGTGCATTGATAACACTGAAACATATCAATAATATGGCTATGAAAATATTTTTCATTTTTATTTAATTTTAATGAGTCTTTTAAACACTAATGTCACAAATTTCTTTTACAAATATCACAAATTATTATTAAACATGATTTCTAGAATTAGTGTCATTTGTGAAAATTATTTGTGTTAATTGTGTTTAATTTAAATAAAAAAGCCGCCTTGAAAAAACAAAACGGCCTTATAAAATCATCTAACTATTTATTTTTCTAAATCTGCTACAAGGTTTTTCCACTCTTGCAGCTCAGGAATTCCGGGTTTTCTTTTTCCGAAGAATTGTACGATAAAGTCTCCTTCTTTATTGAATACCTCGATAGCCGTTACTTCGCCATCTTCTGTTGGCTTTTTCACGATCCAGGCTTCAGCGATTTTTGTTACATCAAGGTGTAAGTTGAAATCAGGATCCATTACGTTGAACCATTGCTGATGCCAAAGAACTTTTTTCACATTTCCTGTATGGATCTGGATAATCCCTCTGTTTCCAACAAAAATCATAATTGGAAGTTCTTTTTCAGAAGCATCTTCAAGAACACTTACCACTTTTGCATTATCAATTTTTTTTGTGAATCCTTCCGGAGCCAATCTTAATGCCTGAGTTCTGCTTACACCGAATTTTCTGGTCATCATGAAGAAATCATGAGTATCTTTCAATTCTGTCCATGCTTTTTGGAAACCCTCAACATCGATTTCAGAATCTGCTTTTTCACTAGCTTTTGGAGCCACTGTTTCTAATTCCAACGTTGAATTTTGTTCTTCAGCTTTGAATTTCTCAACAATAACATCGAAAGCAGCTTCGTTGCTGTCTTTTGTTAAATAAATTTTATGTAGCGCCAATCCATCTTTTCCGAAGAACTGCAGACTTTTTTTGTCACCTTCCACTACTCCGAAAGCAAATTTCCAGTGGTTCAGGAAAATCCTCAAATCAATATCTTCTCCAACGAAAAGTTGTGCGTGAGGGCTGCTGAAATCTCCGTTCTGGTAAGTGCCTTTTCTCTCGTGAACACACTCCTCGTTACGCGTAAGAGCCATTACTTTTCCTAATTGCTCAGTTTCAGTTAAAATATCTTTAAATTCTGGCTTAAGAATTGTAACTCCCTCTCCTACGTTTGTTGCCAATAATTCAGCTTCACTTACTCCTAATTCTGTTGCTGCATTTCTGATTCTCAAATGTGGGTTTTCAGCTTTCAGAGCTTCCCATTTTTCTCTCAGATCATTAACTAATGTGCTCATTATTTTATTTTTTTATGGTTAAGATTGTATAATTTCTTGTTATTGTTTTGTCTTCTGTCTTGCTTTTCACTTCTTCTTCCTTTTCGGAGATTTTCATTCTTTTAAAATGACTTTTGGAAACCGTTTCTTCCATTTCATCTGTATTATACAGTGTAAAATTGAATTGTGTGAAAGGCAGTTTTTCCATGAAATCTCTTTGTCCGAAAGTAAGAACAAAGGTTCCGTTATCTTTTAAAACCCTGTAAATTTCATTTAGATAATCAACAGGCTCATCCCAGAAATAAACAGTATTCACAGTATAGATTTTATCGAATTTTTTATCTTCAAAAGGAAGTCTTTTACCTTCATACAAAACAAATTCAGCTCGATTTTTAAACTCTTTATTTAATCTTTTGGCTTCATTATGCATTGTCTCGGAAATATCTATTCCTGTATATTGGACGTTTTGAGCTTTATTTAAAATGCTTTTAACATGAGCTGCATTTCCGTGTCCTATTTCAAGAACATTTTCATCATCTTCTATTAAAAGAGCTTTAATACTTTCCAATGTCATTCCGATGTTGGTGGCATTCATCATTTCCCCGATTTCAATCCCTTTTTCACCTTGAGGATTCGCAAGATTCTGAGCTAATATTTTTAAATTCTCTTTTTCCATATTATCCGAAAATAATCATTGGGTTATTCGTAATTGGGTGGTCGCAAATCGTACATGGAAAGTTGTACGCCTCGCTTATATTTTCTGATGTAAAAACTTCTTCGGGAGTTCCATAAGAAGAAACCCTTCCTGATTTCATTAATAAAATTTTGTCCGCAAACTGTGCCGCCAGATTCAAATCGTGAAGAACAACAATCGCAGAATTTGCTTTTTTAGTGAAATTTTTAATGATTTCCAATGCTTTGTACTGATGTTTTACATCTAAATTATTCAAAGGCTCATCAAGAAAAACGAGCTTATGGGTAATTTCGTTTTGCAACTGCGCCATCACTCTGGAAAGATGTACACGCTGTTTTTCACCACCCGACAACGTATTGTATTCTCTGTCTTTCAAGTAGTAGACATCCGTTTCATACATCATATTATTCATCGCTTCATGGTCTTCCTGTCTTGGCTGAGCATCAAAATACGGGTAACGACCCATCATCACGACATCTTTGACCTCAAGAGGAATATCATTGCTGTTGTGCTGGGAAAATTTTGCTTTGTGCTTCGACAATTCTCTTACTTCCCAATCTCCGATGTTTTTATCTTTAAACAAAACCTTCTGTTTCGACTTTATTTCATTTGCCAAAATACTTAGGAGACTTGATTTTCCTGCTCCATTCGGACCAACAATTGCTAAAAACTCGCCGTATTCCAAAGAAATATCCACGGCATCAAGAATATGGAATTCTTTATGTTTATAACTGATCTGGTGTGCCTTTATCATTACAAACTTTTTTTGAATTTAACTAAAATAGCGATGAAAATAGGCCCTCCCATTAACGCCGTTAAAATACCGATCGGTAATTCTGAAGGTTGTACGATACTTCTGCTGAATGTATCTGCCGTCAACAGCAAAATACTCCCAAAAACCGCTGATAATGGTAAAATGAAGGTGTAATTTGATTTAAATAAAAGTCTTAAAATATAAGGTACAATAAGACCTACAAAACCAATCGTTCCTGAAAAAGCCACCGTGGTTCCTACCATCAATGCTGTGATAATAATGATCTGCTTTTTCAGTTTTTCAACATTAATTCCTAAATGCTGAGCATCTTTTTCGCCTAACATCATTGCATTCAATGCCTTTCCTTTTGGCAATAAAATGATATAAGAAATGAGTAACACTACTCCTAAAATAATATTCTTCGTCCACGTTGCGGCGGCTAAACTTCCTAAATTCCAGAAAGTTAAATCCCTTAACTGGTCGTCTTTTGAAATATAAATCAAAAAACCTGTAATTGAGAAACCGATTGCCGTAATGGCAACTCCGCTCAAGAGCATCATGACTACATTTGTTTTTCCACCGCTTGTAGAAATCCTGTAAACCAGCAACATTGATAAAAGAGAACCGATGAAAGCAGAAATACCTACCAATGAAAATTGTACGGCTTCAGGAAGATATTGCTTGAAATGCCCTCCTAAAACTATCGCAATGGCGGCAAGTAGAGTCGCTCCCGATGTTAATCCTATTAAATCTCCCGTCGCTAAAGGATTTTTAAATAATCCCTGTAAACCTGTTCCTGAAACAGCAAGCATGCTTCCGATAAGAATTGCCATGATAATTCTGGCCGCTCTTACGTCCCAAACTACATATTTATCACTTAATGATAAACTTTGATCTCCTTTAATTACTTTTCCCAACACTTCAAACGCAGATTTACCTCCAAAATCGTAAACCCCTGTATTAAGAGACCATACTGCAATAATAATAAGCAGTATGGTACTTATTGTAATGTAAAAGTATAGTTTACTTTGTGCTTTCAACTAATAATTTGTTTAATTCTACTGCAGCTTCTCCTAACCTTGGCCCAAAGCCAGAAACTAAACCTCCGTCCATTGCGATGATCTTCTTGTTTTTACCGGCGTTTGTCTGGGAAACACCCGGCATTTTAAGAGCACCTTCATTTCCTCCTGCACCCTGAAGTCCGCTTGTGAAGAAAAACAATACATCAGGATTTGCTTTTACAACCGCTTCCGGAGTCAATGGTTTGAAATCTTCAAAATCATTCACCGCGTTTTCACCACCTGCAAGACCTATTAATGAAGCCATTGGCGTATTTTTACCTGAAACCATCAACATGTTTCCTCTTGCGTAGATGAACAATACTTTTGGCTTTTTAGCAATGTGCTGAACTTGTTTTAAATCAGTATCGATTTTATCGTTAAGCTTTTGATAATCTGTATTTCCGATCGCTTTTGCTACATCAGCAATTAGCTTTTTAGTTCCGTCAACTGTGAATTCCTGTTTGAAAACCTCAGTTTTAATTCCTGAAGACTTTATTTTCCCCATCAATTCCGGATTGATGTCTTTATCAGAAGCTAAAATTAAAGTCGGAGACACGGCCATGATCGGTTCGATGGTCATTGATCTTACGTGACCTAAATCTTTAGCCGTAGCTTTCAAAGATTCCGGATATGTGCTTGTAACGTCTGTTCCTACGATTTCTTTTTCGTGACCTAAAGCAGCTACGATTTCTGTAATTCCGCCGTTTAGAGTAACAATTTTATTATTAGATTTTGGAGCTTCAGAACTTACTTCTGTTGTATTTTCTTTTTTAGCACCTTCTTCTTTTTTGCAAGAATATACTGCAACAAGCACCGAAGCTGCAAGAATGAATTTTTTCATGATATACTTATTATTTGATTTATTTATAAAGGTTCGAATTCAAAGTTTGGATAACCCCGCACTCCGTCTTTAGTCATTGCATTGAATCTTACTTTGTAATAAAAGCCTTCGGCATCTTTCAGAACGAAAAACCTGTTGCTATATGTCTGAGCACCGTTTGCACCTGTTGTTGTACGCCATTTGTCTCCAATTGCCCTATGATCGTTAAAAATGAATTTAGACTGGTCAATATTGCTTAGCTTAAACCCTCCGTAAGCCTGATCTAATGTCTGATTTGCTTCAACATCTACCTGATAGGTTCCTACACCACTTATCATATTTGTTAAAATAAAATCGGCGTAGAAATAACTTCCGGCACTTTGCCCAGGTCCTAAAAACACTTCGTTTGTAAATGTTGTAAATGAAATATCCCAATTATCTTTTTTAGGCTGTATTTCCACAGGTGTTCCGTTTTTAAGACTAAAAAAATTAAAGTTATAATCTGGATTTTTTGTGATTACATATTCTTTATATTGGGTATCATCTAAATCAGCATATCTTAATTTATATCCATTATTGGCTCTTAAAACCTGAATTTTCTTCCAACCTCTGGACTCCCCGGTTAATGAAACCGATCCTGGTGCTACAGTAGAGGTAGGAATTGCTTTTCCCATATTAACTAAATAAATAGCATTTTCGGCATCATTCACCTTAATTTCTGCTATCCCAGTAGTCTGTGTCAGGAAATTACCGTTCGGATTATCAACATATTGTAAATTAGAAGCAGTAAACGTTCCTATCTGTACTACTCCCGTCAAGCTTGAAACATCAGAAGCTTTCACGGTGCTTATATTTGTAGCGTCGGGAATTTTGGCCACAGCCATACCTATTGACCCATTAATAATTACCCGGAATTCATCTCCATTGTAGAACCCT
Proteins encoded in this region:
- a CDS encoding FecCD family ABC transporter permease, whose product is MKAQSKLYFYITISTILLIIIAVWSLNTGVYDFGGKSAFEVLGKVIKGDQSLSLSDKYVVWDVRAARIIMAILIGSMLAVSGTGLQGLFKNPLATGDLIGLTSGATLLAAIAIVLGGHFKQYLPEAVQFSLVGISAFIGSLLSMLLVYRISTSGGKTNVVMMLLSGVAITAIGFSITGFLIYISKDDQLRDLTFWNLGSLAAATWTKNIILGVVLLISYIILLPKGKALNAMMLGEKDAQHLGINVEKLKKQIIIITALMVGTTVAFSGTIGFVGLIVPYILRLLFKSNYTFILPLSAVFGSILLLTADTFSRSIVQPSELPIGILTALMGGPIFIAILVKFKKSL
- a CDS encoding heme/hemin ABC transporter substrate-binding protein translates to MKKFILAASVLVAVYSCKKEEGAKKENTTEVSSEAPKSNNKIVTLNGGITEIVAALGHEKEIVGTDVTSTYPESLKATAKDLGHVRSMTIEPIMAVSPTLILASDKDINPELMGKIKSSGIKTEVFKQEFTVDGTKKLIADVAKAIGNTDYQKLNDKIDTDLKQVQHIAKKPKVLFIYARGNMLMVSGKNTPMASLIGLAGGENAVNDFEDFKPLTPEAVVKANPDVLFFFTSGLQGAGGNEGALKMPGVSQTNAGKNKKIIAMDGGLVSGFGPRLGEAAVELNKLLVESTK
- a CDS encoding HmuY family protein — its product is MKYLKIVSLSLAIALQSCLSADEDPVAVPPATGATAEPFVGGATQPNQVWIDLSDIDPITHKLRPQKSNLRTDWELGFYNGDEFRVIINGSIGMAVAKIPDATNISTVKASDVSSLTGVVQIGTFTASNLQYVDNPNGNFLTQTTGIAEIKVNDAENAIYLVNMGKAIPTSTVAPGSVSLTGESRGWKKIQVLRANNGYKLRYADLDDTQYKEYVITKNPDYNFNFFSLKNGTPVEIQPKKDNWDISFTTFTNEVFLGPGQSAGSYFYADFILTNMISGVGTYQVDVEANQTLDQAYGGFKLSNIDQSKFIFNDHRAIGDKWRTTTGANGAQTYSNRFFVLKDAEGFYYKVRFNAMTKDGVRGYPNFEFEPL